One window of the Vicia villosa cultivar HV-30 ecotype Madison, WI unplaced genomic scaffold, Vvil1.0 ctg.003259F_1_1, whole genome shotgun sequence genome contains the following:
- the LOC131640665 gene encoding probable 2-isopropylmalate synthase: protein MATIGNLLYIPNQIPRPTYVRILDTTLRDGEQSPGAAMSCKEKLDIARLLVKLRVDIIEAGFPSASNDDFTAVKMIAEDVSNDVDSDGYVPVIGGVCRCNEKEVAITWEAVKHAKRPRICTFIATSPIHMEYKLRKTKDQVLKIARDTVKFARSLGCCDISFAAEDAARSEKEFLYQILGEVIKAGATTVVIPDTVGIAMPFEYGNLIADIKENTPGIENVIIATHCHNDLGLATANTIEGARAGARQLEVTINGIGERAGNASLEEVVMALKCRGNDILYGLHTGINTRQILSASKKVEEYSGMFLQPHKALVGANAFLHESGIHQDGMLKHKGTYQIISPEDIGLERSTETSIVLGKLRISLVMSPICY, encoded by the exons ATGGCAACAATCGGTAATCTTTTATACATTCCAAACCAAATTCCCAGACCAACCTATGTTCGCATATTGGACACCACCCTCCGCGACGGTGAACAATCCCCTGGTGCCGCAATGTCTTGTAAGGAGAAACTAGATATCGCGCGCCTACTAGTAAAGTTACGGGTTGACATCATTGAAGCAGGGTTTCCTTCTGCTTCCAATGATGACTTCACCGCGGTTAAAATGATTGCAGAAGATGTTAGCAATGATGTTGATAGTGATGGTTATGTTCCGGTTATAGGTGGTGTGTGTAGATGCAATGAGAAGGAAGTTGCCATTACATGGGAGGCTGTAAAACATGCAAAGAGGCCAAGAATTTGTACTTTTATAGCCACTAGTCCCATTCACATGGAATACAAACTTAGAAAGACCAAAGATCAGGTACTCAAGATCGCTCGTGATACGGTGAAGTTTGCACGGAGTTTAGGTTGTTGTGATATCTCATTTGCCGCTGAAGATGCTGCCAG ATCGGAGAAGGAATTCCTTTATCAAATATTGGGAGAAGTTATCAAAGCTGGGGCAACAACAGTAGTCATACCTGACACTGTAGGCATAGCAATGCCATTTGAATATGGAAATCTCATTGCTGATATAAAAGAGAATACTCCTGGAATTGAGAATGTTATCATTGCAACTCATTGCCATAATGATCTTGGACTTGCTACTGCCAACACCATTGAG gGTGCACGTGCAGGTGCTCGACAATTAGAAGTAACAATCAACGGGATTGGTGAAAGGGCCGGTAACGCTTCATTAGAAGAG GTTGTTATGGCCCTAAAGTGCAGAGGTAATGATATCTTATATGGTCTACATACAGGAATTAATACAAGACAAATATTAAGCGCAAGCAAAAAG GTGGAAGAGTACTCCGGAATGTTTTTACAGCCCCACAAGGCTCTTGTTGGTGCTAATGCTTTTCTTCATGAGAGTGGCATTCATCAG GATGGGATGTTAAAACATAAAGGCACATATCAAATAATATCTCCTGAAGATATTGGTCTTGAAAGATCAACTGAAACTAGTATTGTACTAGGGAAACTTAG GATCTCACTTGTAATGAGTCCAATCTGTTACTAA